The proteins below are encoded in one region of Macaca nemestrina isolate mMacNem1 chromosome 10, mMacNem.hap1, whole genome shotgun sequence:
- the LOC105474163 gene encoding zinc finger protein Eos isoform X3, with amino-acid sequence MESLFCESSGDSSLEKEFLGAPVGPSVSTPNSQHSSPSRSLSANSIKVEMYSDEESSRLLGPDERLLEKDDSVIVEDSLSEPLGYCDGSGPEPHSPGGIRLPNGKLKCDVCGMVCIGPNVLMVHKRSHTGERPFHCNQCGASFTQKGNLLRHIKLHSGEKPFKCPFCNYACRRRDALTGHLRTHSVSSPTVGKPYKCNYCGRSYKQQSTLEEHKERCHNYLQSLSTEAQALAGQPGDEIRDLEMVPDSMLHSSSERPTFIDRLANSLTKRKRSTPQKFVGEKQMRFSLSDLPYDVNSGGYEKDVELVAHHSLEPGFGSSLAFVGAEHLRPLRLPPTNCISELTPVISSVYTQMQPLPGRLELPGSREAGEGPEDLADGGPLLYRARGPLTDPGASPSNGCQDSTDTESNHEDRVAGVVSLPQGPPPQPPPTIVVGRHSPAYAKEDPKPQEGLLRGTPGPSKEVLRVVGESGEPVKAFKCEHCRILFLDHVMFTIHMGCHGFRDPFECNICGYHSQDRYEFSSHIVRGEHKVG; translated from the exons ATGGAATCTTTATTTTGTGAAA GTAGCGGGGACTCATCTCTGGAGAAGGAGTTCCTCGGGGCCCCAGTGGGGCCCTCGGTGAGCACCCCCAACAGCCAGCACTCTTCTCCCAGCCGCTCACTCAGCG CCAACTCCATCAAGGTGGAGATGTACAGCGATGAGGAGTCGAGCAGACTGCTGGGGCCAGATGAGCGGCTCCTGGAAAAGGACGACAGTGTGATTGTGGAAGATTCATTGTCTGAGCCCTTGGGCTACTGTGATGGGAGTGGGCCAGAGCCTCACTCCCCTGGGGGCATCCGGCTGCCTAATGGCAAGCTCAAGTGTGACGTTTGCGGCATGGTCTGTATTGGACCCAACGTGCTCATGGTGCACAAGCGCAGCCACACTG GTGAAAGGCCCTTCCACTGCAACCAGTGTGGTGCCTCCTTCACCCAGAAGGGGAACCTGCTGCGCCACATCAAGCTGCATTCCGGGGAGAAGCCCTTTAAATGTCCCTTCTGCAACTATGCCTGCCGCCGGCGTGATGCACTCACTGGTCACCTCCGCACACACTCAG TCTCCTCTCCCACAGTGGGTAAGCCCTACAAGTGTAACTACTGTGGCCGGAGCTACAAACAGCAGAGTACCCTGGAGGAGCACAAGGAGCGGTGCCATAACTACCTACAGAGTCTCAGCACTGAAGCCCAAGCTTTGGCTGGCCAACCAG GTGATGAAATACGTGACCTGGAGATGGTGCCAGACTCCATGCTGCACTCATCCTCTGAGCGGCCAACTTTCATTGATCGTCTGGCCAACAGCCTCACCAAACGCAAGCGTTCCACACCCCAGAAGTTTGTAG GCGAAAAGCAGATGCGCTTCAGCCTCTCAGACCTCCCCTATGACGTGAACTCGGGTGGCTATGAAAAGGATGTGGAGTTGGTGGCACACCACAGCCTGGAACCTGGCTTTGGAAGTTCCCTGGCCTTTGTGGGTGCAGAGCATCTGCGTCCCCTCCGCCTTCCACCCACCAATTGCATCTCAGAACTCACGCCTGTCATCAGCTCTGTCTACACCCAGATGCAGCCCCTCCCTGGTCGACTGGAGCTTCCAGGATCCCGAGAAGCAGGTGAGGGACCTGAGGACCTGGCCGATGGAGGTCCCCTCCTCTACCGGGCCCGAGGCCCCCTGACTGACCCTGGGGCATCCCCCAGCAATGGCTGCCAGGACTCCACAGACACAGAAAGCAACCACGAAGATCGGGTTGCAGGGGTGGTATCCCTCCCTCAGggtcccccaccccagccacctCCCACCATTGTGGTGGGCCGGCACAGTCCTGCCTACGCCAAAGAGGACCCCAAGCCACAGGAGGGAttattgcggggcaccccaggcCCCTCCAAGGAAGTGCTTCGGGTGGTGGGCGAGAGTGGTGAGCCTGTGAAGGCCTTCAAGTGTGAGCACTGCCGTATCCTCTTCCTGGACCACGTCATGTTCACTATCCACATGGGCTGCCATGGCTTCAGAGACCCTTTCGAGTGCAACATCTGTGGTTATCACAGCCAGGACCGGTACGAATTCTCTTCCCACATTGTCCGGGGGGAGCATAAGGTGGGCTAG
- the LOC105474163 gene encoding zinc finger protein Eos isoform X2, whose product MDIEDCNGRSYMSGSGDSSLEKEFLGAPVGPSVSTPNSQHSSPSRSLSANSIKVEMYSDEESSRLLGPDERLLEKDDSVIVEDSLSEPLGYCDGSGPEPHSPGGIRLPNGKLKCDVCGMVCIGPNVLMVHKRSHTGERPFHCNQCGASFTQKGNLLRHIKLHSGEKPFKCPFCNYACRRRDALTGHLRTHSVSSPTVGKPYKCNYCGRSYKQQSTLEEHKERCHNYLQSLSTEAQALAGQPGDEIRDLEMVPDSMLHSSSERPTFIDRLANSLTKRKRSTPQKFVGEKQMRFSLSDLPYDVNSGGYEKDVELVAHHSLEPGFGSSLAFVGAEHLRPLRLPPTNCISELTPVISSVYTQMQPLPGRLELPGSREAGEGPEDLADGGPLLYRARGPLTDPGASPSNGCQDSTDTESNHEDRVAGVVSLPQGPPPQPPPTIVVGRHSPAYAKEDPKPQEGLLRGTPGPSKEVLRVVGESGEPVKAFKCEHCRILFLDHVMFTIHMGCHGFRDPFECNICGYHSQDRYEFSSHIVRGEHKVG is encoded by the exons ATGGACATAGAAGACTGCAATGGCCGCTCCTATATGTCTG GTAGCGGGGACTCATCTCTGGAGAAGGAGTTCCTCGGGGCCCCAGTGGGGCCCTCGGTGAGCACCCCCAACAGCCAGCACTCTTCTCCCAGCCGCTCACTCAGCG CCAACTCCATCAAGGTGGAGATGTACAGCGATGAGGAGTCGAGCAGACTGCTGGGGCCAGATGAGCGGCTCCTGGAAAAGGACGACAGTGTGATTGTGGAAGATTCATTGTCTGAGCCCTTGGGCTACTGTGATGGGAGTGGGCCAGAGCCTCACTCCCCTGGGGGCATCCGGCTGCCTAATGGCAAGCTCAAGTGTGACGTTTGCGGCATGGTCTGTATTGGACCCAACGTGCTCATGGTGCACAAGCGCAGCCACACTG GTGAAAGGCCCTTCCACTGCAACCAGTGTGGTGCCTCCTTCACCCAGAAGGGGAACCTGCTGCGCCACATCAAGCTGCATTCCGGGGAGAAGCCCTTTAAATGTCCCTTCTGCAACTATGCCTGCCGCCGGCGTGATGCACTCACTGGTCACCTCCGCACACACTCAG TCTCCTCTCCCACAGTGGGTAAGCCCTACAAGTGTAACTACTGTGGCCGGAGCTACAAACAGCAGAGTACCCTGGAGGAGCACAAGGAGCGGTGCCATAACTACCTACAGAGTCTCAGCACTGAAGCCCAAGCTTTGGCTGGCCAACCAG GTGATGAAATACGTGACCTGGAGATGGTGCCAGACTCCATGCTGCACTCATCCTCTGAGCGGCCAACTTTCATTGATCGTCTGGCCAACAGCCTCACCAAACGCAAGCGTTCCACACCCCAGAAGTTTGTAG GCGAAAAGCAGATGCGCTTCAGCCTCTCAGACCTCCCCTATGACGTGAACTCGGGTGGCTATGAAAAGGATGTGGAGTTGGTGGCACACCACAGCCTGGAACCTGGCTTTGGAAGTTCCCTGGCCTTTGTGGGTGCAGAGCATCTGCGTCCCCTCCGCCTTCCACCCACCAATTGCATCTCAGAACTCACGCCTGTCATCAGCTCTGTCTACACCCAGATGCAGCCCCTCCCTGGTCGACTGGAGCTTCCAGGATCCCGAGAAGCAGGTGAGGGACCTGAGGACCTGGCCGATGGAGGTCCCCTCCTCTACCGGGCCCGAGGCCCCCTGACTGACCCTGGGGCATCCCCCAGCAATGGCTGCCAGGACTCCACAGACACAGAAAGCAACCACGAAGATCGGGTTGCAGGGGTGGTATCCCTCCCTCAGggtcccccaccccagccacctCCCACCATTGTGGTGGGCCGGCACAGTCCTGCCTACGCCAAAGAGGACCCCAAGCCACAGGAGGGAttattgcggggcaccccaggcCCCTCCAAGGAAGTGCTTCGGGTGGTGGGCGAGAGTGGTGAGCCTGTGAAGGCCTTCAAGTGTGAGCACTGCCGTATCCTCTTCCTGGACCACGTCATGTTCACTATCCACATGGGCTGCCATGGCTTCAGAGACCCTTTCGAGTGCAACATCTGTGGTTATCACAGCCAGGACCGGTACGAATTCTCTTCCCACATTGTCCGGGGGGAGCATAAGGTGGGCTAG
- the LOC105474163 gene encoding zinc finger protein Eos isoform X1 encodes MHTPPALPRRFQGGGRVRTPGSHRQGKDNLERDPSGGCVPDFLPQAQDSNHFIMESLFCESSGDSSLEKEFLGAPVGPSVSTPNSQHSSPSRSLSANSIKVEMYSDEESSRLLGPDERLLEKDDSVIVEDSLSEPLGYCDGSGPEPHSPGGIRLPNGKLKCDVCGMVCIGPNVLMVHKRSHTGERPFHCNQCGASFTQKGNLLRHIKLHSGEKPFKCPFCNYACRRRDALTGHLRTHSVSSPTVGKPYKCNYCGRSYKQQSTLEEHKERCHNYLQSLSTEAQALAGQPGDEIRDLEMVPDSMLHSSSERPTFIDRLANSLTKRKRSTPQKFVGEKQMRFSLSDLPYDVNSGGYEKDVELVAHHSLEPGFGSSLAFVGAEHLRPLRLPPTNCISELTPVISSVYTQMQPLPGRLELPGSREAGEGPEDLADGGPLLYRARGPLTDPGASPSNGCQDSTDTESNHEDRVAGVVSLPQGPPPQPPPTIVVGRHSPAYAKEDPKPQEGLLRGTPGPSKEVLRVVGESGEPVKAFKCEHCRILFLDHVMFTIHMGCHGFRDPFECNICGYHSQDRYEFSSHIVRGEHKVG; translated from the exons ATGCATACACCACCCGCACTCCCTCGCCGTTTCCAAGGCGGCGGCCGCGTTCGCACCCCAGGGTCTCACCGGCAAGGGAAGGATAAT CTGGAGAGGGATCCCTCAGGAGGGTGTGTTCCGGATTTCTTGCCTCAGGCCCAAGACTCCAACCATTTTATAATGGAATCTTTATTTTGTGAAA GTAGCGGGGACTCATCTCTGGAGAAGGAGTTCCTCGGGGCCCCAGTGGGGCCCTCGGTGAGCACCCCCAACAGCCAGCACTCTTCTCCCAGCCGCTCACTCAGCG CCAACTCCATCAAGGTGGAGATGTACAGCGATGAGGAGTCGAGCAGACTGCTGGGGCCAGATGAGCGGCTCCTGGAAAAGGACGACAGTGTGATTGTGGAAGATTCATTGTCTGAGCCCTTGGGCTACTGTGATGGGAGTGGGCCAGAGCCTCACTCCCCTGGGGGCATCCGGCTGCCTAATGGCAAGCTCAAGTGTGACGTTTGCGGCATGGTCTGTATTGGACCCAACGTGCTCATGGTGCACAAGCGCAGCCACACTG GTGAAAGGCCCTTCCACTGCAACCAGTGTGGTGCCTCCTTCACCCAGAAGGGGAACCTGCTGCGCCACATCAAGCTGCATTCCGGGGAGAAGCCCTTTAAATGTCCCTTCTGCAACTATGCCTGCCGCCGGCGTGATGCACTCACTGGTCACCTCCGCACACACTCAG TCTCCTCTCCCACAGTGGGTAAGCCCTACAAGTGTAACTACTGTGGCCGGAGCTACAAACAGCAGAGTACCCTGGAGGAGCACAAGGAGCGGTGCCATAACTACCTACAGAGTCTCAGCACTGAAGCCCAAGCTTTGGCTGGCCAACCAG GTGATGAAATACGTGACCTGGAGATGGTGCCAGACTCCATGCTGCACTCATCCTCTGAGCGGCCAACTTTCATTGATCGTCTGGCCAACAGCCTCACCAAACGCAAGCGTTCCACACCCCAGAAGTTTGTAG GCGAAAAGCAGATGCGCTTCAGCCTCTCAGACCTCCCCTATGACGTGAACTCGGGTGGCTATGAAAAGGATGTGGAGTTGGTGGCACACCACAGCCTGGAACCTGGCTTTGGAAGTTCCCTGGCCTTTGTGGGTGCAGAGCATCTGCGTCCCCTCCGCCTTCCACCCACCAATTGCATCTCAGAACTCACGCCTGTCATCAGCTCTGTCTACACCCAGATGCAGCCCCTCCCTGGTCGACTGGAGCTTCCAGGATCCCGAGAAGCAGGTGAGGGACCTGAGGACCTGGCCGATGGAGGTCCCCTCCTCTACCGGGCCCGAGGCCCCCTGACTGACCCTGGGGCATCCCCCAGCAATGGCTGCCAGGACTCCACAGACACAGAAAGCAACCACGAAGATCGGGTTGCAGGGGTGGTATCCCTCCCTCAGggtcccccaccccagccacctCCCACCATTGTGGTGGGCCGGCACAGTCCTGCCTACGCCAAAGAGGACCCCAAGCCACAGGAGGGAttattgcggggcaccccaggcCCCTCCAAGGAAGTGCTTCGGGTGGTGGGCGAGAGTGGTGAGCCTGTGAAGGCCTTCAAGTGTGAGCACTGCCGTATCCTCTTCCTGGACCACGTCATGTTCACTATCCACATGGGCTGCCATGGCTTCAGAGACCCTTTCGAGTGCAACATCTGTGGTTATCACAGCCAGGACCGGTACGAATTCTCTTCCCACATTGTCCGGGGGGAGCATAAGGTGGGCTAG